A section of the Microbulbifer pacificus genome encodes:
- the metG gene encoding methionine--tRNA ligase, which translates to MSQTDHQPRNILVTSALPYANGSLHLGHILEYIQTDIWARFQRARGNQCLYMCADDAHGTAIMLKAEQLGLTPEQHIANMQAEHERDFGGFLISVDNYHSTHSEENRELSAMIYKRLRENGHIASRTITQAYDPEKELFLADRYIKGTCPKCKAEDQYGDNCEVCGATYSPTELINPVSAISGATPVEKESEHFFFTLPAFNDFLKEWTRAGHLQTEMANKLAEWLDEGLQEWDISRDAPYFGFEIPDAPGKYFYVWLDAPIGYMASLKNYCDRNNLDWLEFWKKDSSAEVYHFIGKDIVNFHALFWPAMLHSAQFRTPTKVCVHGFLTVNGKKMSKSRGTFINARNYLDHLNPEYLRYYFAAKLTAGVDDLDLNLEDFIAKVNSDLVGKVVNIASRTAKFVSKSGGALAAEIADEALWNQFVEAAPRITEYFETREYSRAIREIMALADAANAWIADKAPWSLAKQEGAEAEVLAICSQGVNMFRALITWLAPVLPETALKAEEFLGVKLDWNSATAPLSGHTINTFKPLMQRVEKEQVDAMQEAAKESLAQLQAETKPAASGPLADDPIAAEIQFDDFAKIDLRIALIANAEHVEGAGKLLKLTLDLGGETRQVFSGIKSAYKPEDLIGKHTVMVANLAPRKMRFGVSEGMVLAAGPGGKDLWILEPHAGAQPGMRVM; encoded by the coding sequence ATGTCTCAGACCGACCATCAGCCCAGAAACATCCTCGTCACCAGTGCCCTGCCCTATGCCAACGGCTCCCTGCACCTGGGTCATATTCTCGAGTACATCCAGACCGATATCTGGGCCCGTTTCCAGCGCGCCCGCGGCAATCAGTGCCTGTACATGTGCGCCGACGACGCTCACGGCACTGCCATCATGCTGAAGGCCGAACAACTGGGGCTGACCCCGGAGCAGCACATCGCCAATATGCAGGCGGAGCACGAGCGCGACTTCGGCGGCTTCCTGATCAGTGTGGATAACTACCACTCCACCCACTCGGAAGAGAACCGCGAACTGTCGGCGATGATCTACAAGCGCCTGCGGGAGAATGGCCACATCGCTTCGCGCACCATCACCCAGGCCTATGACCCGGAAAAAGAACTGTTCCTGGCGGACCGCTACATCAAGGGCACCTGCCCGAAATGTAAGGCCGAGGACCAGTACGGCGACAACTGCGAAGTCTGCGGCGCCACCTACAGCCCCACAGAGCTGATCAACCCGGTATCCGCCATTTCCGGCGCTACCCCGGTGGAAAAGGAGTCCGAGCACTTCTTCTTTACCCTGCCCGCGTTTAACGACTTCCTGAAAGAGTGGACCCGCGCCGGTCACCTGCAGACCGAAATGGCCAACAAACTGGCCGAGTGGCTGGACGAGGGCCTGCAGGAGTGGGATATCTCCCGCGATGCGCCCTATTTCGGCTTCGAGATTCCCGATGCGCCCGGCAAGTATTTCTATGTGTGGCTGGATGCGCCCATCGGCTACATGGCCAGCCTGAAAAATTACTGCGACCGCAACAACCTCGACTGGCTGGAATTCTGGAAGAAGGACAGCAGCGCCGAGGTGTATCACTTTATCGGCAAGGACATCGTCAACTTCCACGCCCTGTTCTGGCCGGCGATGCTGCACTCTGCGCAGTTCCGCACCCCCACCAAGGTGTGCGTGCACGGTTTCCTCACCGTCAACGGCAAGAAGATGTCCAAGTCCCGCGGCACCTTCATCAATGCACGCAATTACCTGGACCACCTGAATCCGGAATACCTGCGCTACTACTTCGCCGCCAAGCTCACCGCCGGTGTCGACGATCTCGACCTCAACCTCGAGGACTTTATCGCCAAGGTGAACTCCGACCTGGTGGGCAAGGTGGTGAACATCGCCTCGCGCACCGCCAAGTTCGTGAGCAAGTCCGGCGGCGCACTTGCCGCTGAAATTGCCGACGAAGCGCTGTGGAACCAATTTGTGGAAGCGGCCCCGCGCATTACCGAGTACTTCGAAACCCGTGAATACAGCCGCGCCATCCGCGAAATCATGGCACTGGCCGACGCCGCCAACGCCTGGATTGCCGACAAAGCGCCCTGGTCGCTGGCGAAACAAGAAGGCGCGGAAGCGGAAGTACTGGCGATCTGTTCCCAGGGCGTCAACATGTTCCGCGCCCTGATCACCTGGCTGGCGCCGGTACTGCCGGAAACCGCACTGAAGGCCGAGGAATTCCTCGGTGTGAAACTGGACTGGAACAGCGCTACCGCGCCCCTCTCTGGCCACACCATCAACACCTTCAAACCGCTGATGCAGCGCGTGGAAAAAGAGCAGGTAGACGCGATGCAGGAAGCGGCAAAAGAATCCCTGGCGCAGCTGCAGGCGGAAACCAAACCGGCAGCCTCAGGCCCTCTTGCGGACGATCCCATCGCCGCGGAAATCCAGTTCGATGATTTCGCCAAGATTGACCTGCGCATCGCACTGATCGCCAATGCGGAACACGTGGAAGGTGCCGGCAAACTGCTGAAACTGACCCTGGACCTGGGCGGTGAAACCCGACAGGTATTCTCCGGCATCAAGAGCGCCTACAAGCCGGAAGACCTGATCGGCAAGCACACCGTGATGGTGGCCAACCTGGCACCGCGCAAGATGCGTTTCGGCGTGAGCGAAGGCATGGTGCTGGCCGCCGGCCCCGGCGGCAAGGACCTGTGGATTCTGGAACCCCACGCCGGTGCCCAGCCCGGCATGCGGGTAATGTAA
- a CDS encoding D-2-hydroxyacid dehydrogenase — protein sequence MRGVFLDTLTMKPEELDTSALESTLDHWDFFATTSPDETAVRIASADVVITNKVVLDRALIESAPNLKLICVCATGINNIDLGAAAEKNIPVKNVTGYTGSSLAQHTIALLLALATRWHRYSEDVKSGRWSQSPVFCRLDYPVMELSGKTLGIIGYGDLGQKVALLGEALGMHVLVAQSATGGHQPGRVSLQTLIAESDVISLHCPLTEQNRQMVNREFLAAMKDSAFLINTARGGLVDEEALAEALKCGTIAGAALDVLSVEPPPADHPLLASDIPNLIITPHNAWISRESRQRLLDGVVNNIQGWLRS from the coding sequence ATGCGCGGAGTATTTCTCGATACGCTCACCATGAAACCGGAAGAGCTGGATACTTCCGCGCTGGAAAGCACCCTTGATCACTGGGATTTTTTCGCCACCACATCGCCCGATGAAACTGCGGTGCGTATCGCCAGCGCCGATGTGGTCATCACCAACAAGGTGGTGCTGGACCGCGCACTTATCGAAAGCGCCCCCAACCTCAAGCTCATCTGCGTCTGCGCCACCGGCATCAACAATATCGACCTGGGCGCCGCGGCAGAGAAGAACATTCCGGTAAAAAACGTCACCGGCTACACCGGCAGCTCCCTCGCCCAGCACACCATCGCCCTGCTGCTGGCGCTAGCCACCCGCTGGCACCGGTATTCCGAGGATGTGAAAAGCGGCCGCTGGAGCCAATCGCCAGTTTTCTGTCGGCTGGATTACCCGGTGATGGAGCTGTCGGGAAAAACCCTCGGCATCATCGGCTACGGTGATCTCGGCCAGAAGGTGGCGCTGCTCGGCGAAGCGCTGGGTATGCACGTACTTGTCGCACAGTCCGCAACGGGCGGGCACCAGCCGGGACGGGTTTCGCTGCAAACCCTGATCGCCGAGTCCGACGTCATCAGCCTGCACTGCCCACTCACCGAGCAGAACCGGCAAATGGTAAACCGCGAGTTCCTCGCCGCCATGAAGGACTCCGCGTTCCTGATCAACACTGCCCGCGGTGGGCTGGTGGATGAAGAAGCGCTGGCGGAAGCATTGAAATGCGGCACCATCGCCGGTGCCGCCCTGGATGTACTCAGCGTCGAACCACCACCTGCGGATCACCCGCTGCTGGCAAGTGATATTCCCAACCTGATCATTACGCCCCACAACGCCTGGATCAGCCGTGAAAGCCGCCAGCGCCTGCTCGACGGCGTGGTCAACAATATTCAGGGCTGGTTACGGTCCTGA
- a CDS encoding DUF883 family protein, with amino-acid sequence MASAKSPNSDSGIHSGREKLHQAYNLAGEAALDTAAHVKTRARETADQVKTRTRESMEKGKQRAQDVAERAENSIKAHPLVSVGCAFAAGWLIAKILK; translated from the coding sequence ATGGCAAGCGCAAAATCTCCCAACAGCGACTCCGGCATCCATTCCGGTCGGGAAAAGCTGCACCAGGCGTATAACCTGGCCGGCGAAGCCGCCCTCGACACCGCCGCGCATGTCAAAACCCGTGCCCGCGAAACCGCGGATCAGGTGAAAACACGCACTCGCGAATCCATGGAAAAAGGTAAACAACGCGCACAAGATGTTGCCGAACGGGCGGAAAACTCCATCAAGGCACACCCTCTGGTGAGCGTGGGCTGTGCCTTTGCTGCCGGATGGCTGATCGCGAAGATTCTCAAGTAA
- a CDS encoding nitrate- and nitrite sensing domain-containing protein has product MPRSSSTHSDDAEKFLLAAKRAEIQALERLVGSCELVTTVSDLVHQLQRERGISNIYLVSTGFRFSAQRQEQIQNGRDSEEVFRRLLHNRYLRSGRDESPRDMRLLNSIAYSLHGLDELANLRLHVDAFEVSALESTDAYCRLIAGLLSVVFEAADVADDPEVTRLLVALFNFMQAKEFAGQERAWGAIGFAGCRFDKKLHGRLAQLQDCQRGSLELFVEFSGEAEQTRWQTIEGGEASRDLQRLRQVIAGLKEGEPIASEISEVWYDLATARIDAMHCLEDAMAARLLQVSRKRVAEAQSELGYHYAQLQRMKSTEWTRPPALAVLFDPEVPGLYGSAPSTAVPPLPGKNLAHSLYDLIRSQVAHIHRVSEELEKTRRALTERKLVERAKGILMRSLRLSEEEAYRSMQTRAMEMNLKLADVAEKILQIGGRDGSAGGGTSGSVRPAAETLAEEIR; this is encoded by the coding sequence ATGCCCAGATCCAGCTCGACACACAGCGATGATGCAGAAAAATTCCTGCTGGCGGCCAAGCGCGCAGAAATCCAGGCGCTGGAGCGGCTCGTCGGCAGTTGCGAGCTGGTGACGACGGTTTCCGACCTGGTGCACCAGCTGCAGCGGGAGCGGGGGATCAGCAACATTTACCTGGTATCTACAGGCTTTCGCTTTTCCGCACAGCGTCAGGAGCAGATCCAGAATGGCCGCGATAGTGAGGAGGTATTCCGGCGCCTGTTGCACAACCGCTATCTGCGGTCCGGTCGGGATGAAAGCCCGCGGGATATGCGTCTGCTGAACAGCATCGCCTATTCATTGCACGGGCTGGATGAACTCGCCAACCTCCGGCTCCACGTCGATGCATTCGAAGTGAGTGCACTCGAATCCACCGATGCCTACTGCCGGCTGATTGCCGGATTGCTGTCGGTGGTTTTCGAAGCGGCCGACGTGGCGGACGATCCGGAGGTGACGCGGCTGCTGGTGGCCCTGTTCAACTTTATGCAGGCCAAGGAATTTGCCGGGCAGGAGCGCGCCTGGGGTGCGATCGGCTTTGCCGGCTGCCGCTTTGACAAAAAGCTGCACGGGCGCCTGGCACAGTTGCAGGATTGCCAGCGCGGTAGCCTGGAATTGTTTGTGGAATTTTCCGGTGAAGCGGAGCAGACGCGCTGGCAAACGATTGAGGGTGGCGAGGCATCCCGCGACTTGCAGCGCCTGCGCCAGGTCATTGCCGGACTGAAGGAGGGCGAACCGATTGCGTCAGAAATCAGTGAGGTGTGGTATGACCTCGCCACCGCGCGCATCGATGCCATGCACTGTCTCGAAGATGCCATGGCGGCGCGTCTGTTGCAGGTGAGCCGCAAGCGGGTGGCGGAGGCGCAGTCGGAACTGGGGTATCACTACGCGCAGTTACAGCGCATGAAATCTACCGAGTGGACGCGCCCGCCGGCACTGGCGGTACTGTTTGATCCGGAAGTTCCCGGGCTGTACGGAAGTGCGCCGAGTACCGCGGTGCCGCCGCTGCCGGGGAAAAACCTGGCTCACTCCCTGTACGACCTGATCCGCTCCCAGGTTGCACATATTCACCGGGTGAGTGAGGAGCTGGAGAAGACCCGCCGCGCCCTGACCGAGCGCAAACTGGTGGAGCGTGCCAAGGGGATTCTGATGCGCAGCCTGCGACTGAGCGAAGAGGAAGCCTACCGCAGCATGCAGACCCGCGCGATGGAGATGAATCTGAAACTCGCTGACGTTGCGGAAAAAATCCTGCAAATCGGCGGCCGTGACGGCAGCGCGGGTGGTGGGACTAGCGGTAGTGTGCGACCAGCCGCGGAAACGCTTGCTGAAGAAATCCGCTAA
- a CDS encoding formate/nitrite transporter family protein encodes MAYLVPAEFVTKMVDAGESKIYMSTRDTLVRAYMAGAILALAAVFAVTVAVATGSHLIGSILFPVGFCMLYLMGFDLLTGVFVLAPLALLDKRPGVTVQGVLRNWGLVFVGNFAGALTVAVMMAFVFTMGFNTDPGAVGTKLAAVGEARTLGYAKYGADGWFTIFLRGMLCNWMVSMGVVGAMISTHVSGKVIAMWMPIMLFFFMAFEHSVVNMFLFPTAIMMGGDFSVMDYLIWNEIPTALGNLVGGLAFTGLTLYSTHYKTAPKRQLTAERNSAGKEALA; translated from the coding sequence ATGGCTTATCTCGTTCCAGCAGAATTCGTGACCAAAATGGTCGACGCCGGGGAATCCAAAATCTATATGTCCACCCGCGACACCCTGGTGCGCGCGTATATGGCCGGTGCCATTCTGGCGCTGGCTGCGGTTTTTGCGGTTACCGTGGCGGTGGCCACCGGCTCGCACCTGATCGGTTCCATCCTGTTCCCGGTGGGCTTCTGCATGCTCTACCTGATGGGATTCGACCTGCTGACCGGGGTATTCGTACTCGCCCCGCTGGCACTACTCGACAAGCGCCCCGGGGTTACCGTACAGGGCGTACTGCGCAACTGGGGCCTGGTGTTTGTCGGTAACTTTGCCGGCGCACTCACCGTTGCGGTGATGATGGCATTTGTATTTACCATGGGCTTCAACACCGACCCCGGTGCGGTGGGCACCAAGCTCGCGGCCGTAGGTGAAGCCCGTACCCTGGGCTACGCCAAATACGGTGCCGATGGCTGGTTTACCATTTTCCTGCGCGGCATGCTGTGTAACTGGATGGTATCCATGGGCGTAGTGGGCGCGATGATTTCCACCCATGTGAGCGGCAAGGTCATCGCCATGTGGATGCCAATCATGCTGTTCTTCTTTATGGCCTTCGAGCACTCTGTGGTGAACATGTTCCTGTTCCCCACCGCGATCATGATGGGTGGCGACTTCTCCGTGATGGACTACCTGATCTGGAATGAAATTCCCACCGCCCTCGGCAATCTGGTCGGCGGCCTCGCATTCACTGGCCTCACTCTGTACAGCACTCACTATAAAACCGCACCCAAGCGCCAACTGACTGCCGAGCGCAATAGCGCAGGCAAAGAAGCTCTGGCCTGA
- a CDS encoding bifunctional protein-serine/threonine kinase/phosphatase — protein sequence MNNKLTLDIGQHSSAGLKAENQDSCGARLPEEPQLAMKGAAFAIADGISSSPVSAVASETAVKSFLDDYYCTSDSWSVAHAAKQVLRATNAWLHGQTHQSPYRFDRDKGYVCTFSAMIIKGIEAHLFHLGDSRIYRLRRGTLEQLTHDHRLWQGEQNSYLSRALGAQPQLDIDYRRVSLEAGDLFVLSTDGVHEFLSQPTLIEHLQQHADCLDKAAKTLVAAALANGSNDNLTVQLVRIRNLPAPVLEPLEHAGTLPLPPILKSGDVFDGYIIEREIHASSRSHVYLACDQTSGSRAILKTPSIDLSEDPAHLQRLLMEEWVARRVNSAHVVRAAVSRRPRRFLYTAMEVVEGQTLRQWMTDNPQPNLETVRGIVEQVARGLQALHRAEILHQDLRPENIMISHAGTVTLIDLGSARVAGIAETADENGQLILGTALYSAPEYFLGDQGTIRSDLFSLAVLTYYLLSGEFPYGTQVARCSTVAAQHKLRYRSVLSESRAIPAWIDATLKKALQPNPLRRHEALSEFVYELRHPNPEYRIATRPPLMERYPVRFWQSVSGILLLVIVYLLSLISSTT from the coding sequence ATGAACAATAAACTCACTCTGGACATCGGCCAGCACAGCAGTGCGGGACTTAAGGCGGAAAACCAGGACAGCTGCGGCGCACGCCTGCCGGAAGAGCCGCAGCTCGCCATGAAGGGTGCCGCGTTTGCGATTGCCGATGGCATCAGCTCAAGTCCGGTCAGCGCCGTTGCCAGCGAAACCGCGGTAAAGAGTTTTCTCGACGATTACTACTGTACCTCCGACAGCTGGAGCGTAGCGCATGCCGCGAAACAGGTACTCAGGGCCACCAATGCCTGGCTCCATGGCCAGACGCACCAGAGTCCCTACCGCTTTGACAGGGACAAGGGCTACGTCTGCACCTTCAGTGCGATGATTATCAAAGGCATCGAGGCACACCTGTTTCACCTCGGCGACTCGCGCATTTACCGTCTGCGCCGCGGCACACTGGAACAGCTCACCCACGACCACCGCCTGTGGCAGGGAGAGCAGAACAGCTATCTGAGCCGCGCTCTGGGTGCGCAGCCACAACTGGACATCGACTACCGCCGGGTTTCCCTGGAAGCCGGCGACCTGTTTGTCCTGAGTACCGATGGGGTGCACGAATTCCTGTCGCAACCGACACTGATCGAACATCTGCAACAGCATGCAGACTGCCTCGACAAGGCCGCCAAAACCCTGGTAGCCGCGGCACTGGCCAATGGCAGTAACGACAATCTCACCGTGCAGCTGGTGCGAATCAGGAACTTGCCTGCTCCGGTACTGGAACCTCTGGAGCACGCGGGCACCTTACCGCTGCCTCCCATCCTGAAAAGCGGCGACGTGTTCGACGGCTATATCATCGAGCGCGAAATTCACGCGAGCAGCCGCAGCCACGTCTATCTCGCCTGCGACCAGACCAGTGGCAGTCGTGCAATCCTGAAAACACCTTCCATCGATCTCTCCGAGGATCCCGCCCATCTGCAACGGCTATTGATGGAGGAGTGGGTGGCGCGGCGCGTCAACAGTGCCCATGTGGTGCGCGCGGCCGTCAGCCGGCGACCGCGCCGATTTCTCTATACCGCGATGGAAGTGGTGGAAGGACAGACGCTGCGGCAGTGGATGACCGACAACCCCCAACCCAACCTGGAAACCGTGCGCGGTATAGTCGAACAGGTAGCGCGTGGCCTGCAGGCCCTGCACAGGGCAGAAATCCTGCATCAGGACCTGCGCCCGGAAAATATCATGATCAGCCACGCCGGCACTGTGACCCTGATTGACCTCGGCTCGGCCAGGGTAGCCGGCATCGCGGAAACCGCCGATGAAAACGGTCAGCTGATTCTCGGTACCGCCCTGTACAGCGCGCCGGAATATTTTCTCGGCGACCAAGGTACCATTCGCTCGGACCTTTTTTCTCTCGCGGTACTCACCTATTACCTGTTATCCGGTGAGTTCCCCTACGGTACCCAGGTAGCCCGCTGCAGTACCGTAGCCGCGCAACACAAGCTGCGTTACCGCAGTGTACTGAGTGAGTCCCGCGCGATTCCCGCGTGGATCGACGCCACCCTAAAAAAAGCGCTGCAACCAAACCCGCTGCGCCGCCACGAGGCGCTATCGGAATTTGTTTATGAGTTGCGCCACCCGAACCCCGAGTACCGCATTGCCACCCGCCCACCGTTGATGGAGCGCTATCCGGTGCGTTTCTGGCAATCGGTGAGCGGCATTCTGCTGCTCGTTATTGTTTATCTGTTGAGCCTGATTTCCAGCACCACCTGA
- the cynS gene encoding cyanase, whose amino-acid sequence MISSRQQVTDMILVVKVQKDLKWSQVAEAIGLSKEWTTAACLGQMTFTKQQAAVVGELFDLSDEAVAWLQIAPYKGSLPTAVPTDPLIYRLYELVNVYGTTIKELIHEEFGDGIMSAIDFSMDIQREADPKGDRVNMVMSGKFLPYKTY is encoded by the coding sequence ATGATCAGTAGCCGTCAGCAAGTCACCGATATGATTCTCGTCGTCAAGGTGCAGAAGGATCTGAAATGGTCCCAGGTGGCAGAAGCCATCGGCCTGTCGAAAGAGTGGACCACCGCCGCCTGCCTGGGGCAGATGACGTTTACCAAACAGCAGGCCGCCGTGGTGGGCGAGCTGTTCGATCTCAGCGACGAGGCCGTCGCCTGGCTGCAGATTGCCCCCTACAAGGGATCCCTCCCCACAGCAGTCCCCACCGACCCACTAATTTATCGCCTGTACGAGTTGGTGAATGTGTATGGCACCACCATCAAGGAGCTGATCCACGAGGAGTTCGGCGATGGCATCATGAGCGCCATCGACTTTTCCATGGATATCCAGCGGGAGGCAGATCCCAAGGGGGATCGGGTGAATATGGTGATGTCCGGCAAATTCCTGCCATATAAAACCTACTGA
- a CDS encoding NAD-dependent protein deacetylase codes for MSLSTPSSSALQEENAIVESELSTKKAAEQLAEFIHRHPRLTVLTGAGVSTDSGIPDYRDRDGQWKRKPPVDHRDFMASAATRQRYWGRALIGWPVIRNSAPNPAHFYLAELERRGHIHLLITQNVDRLHQRAGSEKVIDLHGRADEIRCLRCDYRAMRQAVHDRSYDLNPAFRHYTAETAPDGDADLEVDFSGFEVVDCPDCRGILKPDVVFFGDNVPKARVEQSLEAVRESDALLVVGSSLMVYSGFRFCRYAKEWSKPLASLNLGRTRADDLLDLKLNARIGETLAGALKQL; via the coding sequence ATGAGTCTTAGCACGCCTTCCTCCTCTGCCCTGCAAGAAGAAAACGCCATTGTCGAATCTGAGTTATCCACAAAGAAAGCTGCGGAGCAGCTGGCGGAATTTATTCACCGTCACCCGCGCCTAACGGTGCTGACCGGTGCCGGTGTGAGTACCGATTCCGGAATTCCCGATTACCGTGACCGCGACGGCCAGTGGAAGCGCAAGCCGCCGGTGGATCACCGGGATTTCATGGCGAGTGCGGCCACACGCCAGCGCTACTGGGGGCGCGCACTGATCGGTTGGCCGGTGATCCGCAATTCGGCGCCGAACCCCGCGCACTTTTATCTGGCGGAACTGGAGCGCCGCGGACATATCCATTTGTTGATTACCCAGAATGTGGATCGCCTGCATCAACGCGCGGGCAGTGAAAAGGTCATCGACCTGCACGGTCGCGCGGATGAGATTCGCTGTTTGCGCTGTGATTACCGCGCAATGCGGCAAGCCGTGCACGATCGCAGCTACGATCTGAACCCCGCGTTTCGCCACTATACGGCGGAGACAGCGCCGGATGGGGATGCCGACCTGGAAGTGGATTTCAGCGGCTTTGAGGTGGTGGACTGCCCGGATTGCCGGGGGATTCTGAAGCCCGATGTGGTGTTCTTTGGCGACAATGTGCCAAAGGCACGGGTCGAGCAATCACTGGAAGCCGTGCGCGAAAGCGATGCACTGCTGGTCGTGGGATCGTCCCTGATGGTCTACTCCGGATTCCGCTTTTGCCGCTATGCGAAAGAGTGGAGCAAACCGCTGGCCTCACTGAACCTGGGGCGCACCCGCGCCGATGACCTGCTCGATCTGAAACTGAATGCACGCATCGGGGAAACCCTGGCCGGAGCGCTGAAGCAGCTGTAA